The window ggacggagggagtatctacataaaatagtactccattgcTTAGCACTCCCAAACAATGtgaaccctaaaccctaaatatACCTTGTTTTGAGTCGCCTGGTTGGCCATTGATGAGGAAAGCATTAGAAGGATCCGGATCGAGTCCACTACTACGGAATTTCTTGTAGATTGTTTCAACCTTAGAATTCCACCACTCTCCTGCAACACTCCATGCTCATTAGTTATAAGAGAGGTTTCATCGTAAAACCAATTggcatttgaatttttctctctttatctcgtACTTTCGAcgcaaaaaagaaatcaacatATGAATATCTCAACAGATAATGAGATGCCATACCTATTAGGATGGGAACAAGAGCATGAGGCTTGGGGAAAGGATAAGTCTCTCTCCTCGGCGGTAGAATGACAATGGCGCCATACACAGAATTTCTCGACCATTCGCAATGAGCATGCCACCACAATGTGCCTTCCTCGTCGGAGAGGATCATGCGCTGGGTAAAGTTTTTGCCAGGTTGAATTGGGCATTGTGTCACGTACTCGGTCCCATCCGTCCATGGATATCTCGGCATTTATACTTCATGCctacatataataattatcacatacatataattttactAATGCTCCGTTACCAGATATATGATCATCATAAGATATACTTCTATATACCAGTGgatagttatattttgatcGGAATGATTAACAATATTGATTGTGACTAGATCTCCCCTTCTGGCATATATGGTTGGTCCCAGGAGTCGCCTGTTTATGGTGAGCATGGTCTTTTTGGTGCATAGCCTAGTGTGTTCAAAACTTACCACCTGAAACAAGTTCAAATATTTAGACCAagttttttcttataaatagcAAAAAGAGGGGAAAAAATACCACCagtatatattatacttaCTTCAAATCTGTAGAAACGAACTGCAGCATTAACTTTCGTTACACCTCCAAGCACAAGACCTAAGTAGCATAGAATGAAAACCAGCTTCATATgtgaaaacattttttttttctattttgagtaGAACTAAATGCCCTTTTTGAGATTAAAGAGTTGTCCTATACTTATAAGGTTATTGTACGCAGCAAAATCTTcattcactacaaaaaaaaaattagaaagagtGTGTGTGGGTATATGAgactaatttttgtttttttcagattcaatcattttaataatggaattatttattttattaactcaTTGCCTTCAGGTATCATTCCATTCTTCACATTAATGTTTGAGAATGTGGATCggctatatttatttttcttacaccATGCTATAGTAATTTAGTGGACTTCTCttaaattatactacctccatctcccaaattttgacatagtttaccatttcggtccatccctgaaaatttgacacacttcactttaccatttttggtagtggacctcatattccactaactcattcctactcacattttattactccctccgtcccaagataagtgacttgtattcctttttggggtgtcccactataagtgacctatttccatttttagcaaaaagtcatctttcttactttattctccacctactttattctctcttctctcctctacttttccctctctcatactttactctctccactttaacttatttaaatatcattccttaaatcccgtgcccaaaagaagtaggtcacttatcttgggacggagggagtataaaactaatactttaaaagtaggacctgcatcccaccaactttttcaactcactatccattacatttcttaaaacccgtgccgagtcaaagtgtctcaaaatttgggggacggaggtagtacttaCTAGTAATATTTCTACTTTACAATTTAAGAATGATGTACTCCTTATGTCCTATTGATTAACTGCTTTTTCACACATGTTTGGAGAAACTTATTTACTTTCTCGCCACTTTGACTATTTATTATATCTTCGCAAAACAATAgttaaaaatacattaataacTTGAGCTGGGACGGAGGTAACAGTAACTTTTAGCAAGGGGTACTAACTTTCTACAACTGAACCAAGTAGTAGTCTATCTACCGGCAGTTTTACCTAACTAGTGTCaacacccgtgctatgcacgggacataagatttttaaaatatgtgtaaataaagataaaattgtgTGACGTCCGATGAAAAAGAGATtagaagtaaaaataaatatataaaacagataagaatataaacaatatgcaaaaaaaaggcaaaaaaaaataattacaggctaaatagaaaaaagacaaaaaactCAACAAAATACTATATACAAAACAGTAATAGttcataaattttggaaaacCTCTTTGTAAACAACATTAACAGTCGAATCACCCCTATTATCATCATCCTCGTCTTTACAGACCAAAATCTTCATACCTGCGCGACTCGTGACTCGAGATATAGCAACATACAACTGTCCATGACTGAATACTGGTTTTCGTAGGAATAACCCAACATGAGCCAAAGATTGACCTTGACTTTTGTTAATGGTCATTGCATACGACACAGCCACAGGGAATTGCCGTCGTTGTAATTTGAACGGCAACCTTGGATCAGAAGGAATTAAAGACATTCGAGGGATCAAAACTTTATGCCCAACATTATGCCCAGCCAACACTTGAGCCTCCAGAACATAATCACCTAATCGTGTAATCAACAATCTTGTGCCATTACATAATCCGTTCGAGTGATCTATATTCCTTAGGAGCATAACAGGAGTACCAACTTTCAGCAACAATTCATGATTAGGTGTACCTGAACACTTCAAGTTGTTCAAAAACTCAACTGAATGTAGCGCAGCTAAACCACCCGATGTCGAATCTGAGTGAGCAATACTATCGGAGCTCATATCAATACGACCTTCAGACTGGTCCAACGACATCATGAATTGATTAACCTCGTCAACAATCTCCAACGTCGGAGCAAGTATAGCACGATCACGCAAACAACCGCTCAACTCTTCGTGATTCATATAAGAGGGATATATCTTGGAAACAATTGTTTTCAAAGGATCACCAGAATCAGACAAAACAATGTCAGAAGGAAGACCAATAGACACTTCACCGTCATTTGGACCACCAAGAACACCATCCCCTATTGAAGCAACCCAAGAAGAAAATTCCTTCAAACGTTCCGCTTCATCACATGATGCAGCACTCAACAGTCTCATATTTTTCGTAAGCCTCAAAACCGTACAATACTTCCAAAGGTAAGAAGAGTTGATAACAACATTCACAACATCTTGCCTACTACCCTTTGGAACAACAGGCAAGATTTGCCTAAAGTCACCACCAAAAACAACAGTTTTTCCACCAAATGGTTTCTGCATACTACCCTCATCACATACACGCATGATATCTCTAAAGGTCCTGCCGACAGCTTCAATCGAATGTTTATGAACCATCGGAGCTTCATCCCATATGATAAGCTTAGCTCTAATAATGAGTTCAGCAAGCGCGCTCCCAGGTTTTATGTTGCACATAGAATCTTCATCAACAATGATGGGAATCTTAAAGCGAGAATGAGTTGTTCTACCTCCAGGCAACAATAAAGAAGCTATGTCACTTGATGCcacatttaaaacaatttcacCCTTCGAACGAATCCCGGCTGACAAAGACTTCCATATGAAAGTTTTACCAGTACCTCCATAACCATAGACAAAAAACATTCCCCCAGCATTTGAGTCAACGGATGACATAATAGTATTATGAACATGAAGTTGTTCATCAGTAAACTTAGAAAGAAAGTCCAAATGTTCTCTTCCCAAAGTTTCACGATCATAACACAACTCATCGCAAATCAAtctattttcaaatgtttcaaAAAACTCAGATTTCGGATAAGGCATACCCTGGAAATTTTGCAAACTTTTACCAATATTTAACAACAACTTCTCAATCTCCGCCAAAGCAAAATTTTGGACATCCTCGTCGCTCAGCAACAACCCTACAataaatagtaatttattattatactaaacaatattatttaatatagaaaaaaattacaaaaagtaaaataacttatataaaaattacctGGAAGACTTCTCAATTTTCTTTGATTATACAAAACATCTTCAGATAAATATTTCCAACAACTTCGCCAAACAAAATCCGGTCTAGAAATAGAATCTGAAGTCAACAAACTAACAAATAGCAATCTTATGGAATGGGCAGATGACCAAAATGATGCCTCAATAATTCCATCAACATATTCCTTATCATCGTCCAACAATCCAAAAGCAAAACAGGCATCTCGGAATGTATCATACTGAACACCATTCACACGCCTAATGTCTTCATACGATGTAGCTCCTCTAACAATGTTCAACAAACATCTCAAATAATAGATATCACCAGAACCAGGAGGAACATAAAACAACCTCCCAATGGAGAAACGTTGCTTTCTAGGTTGCCAAATGATCTGTTTTCCAGACAAATTTGGTAGGAAATTCACCATGAGTGAGATCACGACCCTCGGAATAAATCTTATTTGCATCCATCCAACCCAAAAACTTACTCTGATGAATCGTATTCCGGTTCAAAACATTATCCAATCGGTCTCTCTCATCAAATATAACGCTCTGCTCATTAGGAAGGTGAAAACTCAGTCTTTCAACAGACGGATCCTTATACTGAACTTCAAACCCCAAAATTCTCCAAGCAGCTTCACAGGACGAAATATATCTACAATCATAGTACAAACTAATTTCATCCTGTACTTGATCAGAACCATTTGGGCCAGACTGGAAAAAAGATGTAGTCACGCGATCGTGACCTTTATTTATGTACTTAAACAAATACTTGATGGATCGCGATTGATTGCACCACTCGACATTTACATGGCCACCATATTTCATAAGTAGTGCACGATTGTGCAGAACAATGTATCTATTATCCAAGGGCACCCCATCTTTCATAATAACACGACCACTGTCTCTACGTCGGTAAACAGGATAACCGTCATCATCAAACGTTGTGgcaacaacaaattttttcGGAAAGTATTTTGAACATCTTCCATTCCGCATGCAAGGAGAAGATTTTCGAACAACACCACATGGTCCATGCACCATATACTCTTGCACATTCTTAAAATAGCCCGGATCAGATACTGGATCAGGAATCTCAGCAGAAATAATCTCATCAATACGTTGGGGCCGAGGTTGTTTATCCTCATTGcttaaaaaaagcaaaatgtGTGAATGAGGCAAACCACGCTTCTGAAACTCAATTGTATACACCACtgcaaaaattttacaaaaaacatttatcaaaatactaaactataaacttaaaatattaacctaaaaaatattcaataaatgtTATCAAACCTGCTTTCACAGctccaaaaaaatttttggttttaagaTCTCTTACAAAACTATCCAACTTTACTTTAAAAATCCTACACACAATATCAGGACGATCATCTGATTTTAAGCCCCTGGATGAAAGAAATCTAACAATCTCTGGCCACTTAGGATTACACGTAAAGGTGATAAACAAAGATGGGTAACCAACCCATCTACATATGGCCATAGCATCTTGGTAATTCTGGATCATATATCTTGCACCACCTATAAAACTGGATGGCAAAATGATTCGTTTGCCATGCATAGAACCATCTGTATCACCTCGAAGTACAGCCTCTGCCAAACCACTATACATTTCGGCACGCATTTTTTTCTGCTGTGTTCTGACAAACAATAAACGTCCAGTCTCAACCATGGTATAagcatcaacaacaaattgTTGGAATAATCGCCGACCATACAAAATAATAGAACACTCATCCAGCCTATCATGCAATCGGTATGAAAAAAACTCTTTAGGGCTAACTCTCTTTCTATTGCCCGAAGAAGTGCCAGATCCTGATAAACCAATCTTTTCACTATATTGATCCTCGCCGTAAGCAAAAGTAAAGGATACTGTAGTGCAAGATAAGAAGGATGCAATTCATCAATACGCTGCAATCAACCAGATCTattttcaacaataatatCCCTATCACCCAAGGCTTCATCAAAATCACCAACCACAAGAACAGCAATATCAGAAACAGTAGGTAGGTTATAAGTCCTACCATCCCTACCTCTCTTGCCAAGCAATCTTAAACTCACATTCGGgagattttcttgattaattttttcctttacCATTCGGAACGTTTTGACTAAAACATTTTCTTCATCCAACATTTTTTGCAGATCAAACACTATTTCCGTATGAAGATTGTTGACCTCACTATTCCCCCtgaaaaattttatttgaatcaaaacaaattgaaaaaaaatttaaaaatataatctatacAAATTAGGTccgaaaaaaataacaataccTCACAGACTTTATTCTATTGTTTATCTCATTTTCCGTATCATATATGTACAGCTGAGCAAACTTCGGTTCGCAGCCAACTTCTGGCAATAAACTACCCATTAAATGGTAATTTTGCCCATGCAAACGAAATACAGGTGGAGAATTACCAGTATTCACGCTATTATCAACCTTACCACCCAATGACGTAAATCCAAACATAGAATTGTATGACcgaatatttttcaaatagtgAGCACTCTTCGAGTTATTAGAGAACATCAAAAGAGACAACGCTTGAGGAGGAGGTAACATATTAGGAATCTTGATTTTCCCATTCATACAACAACCTGAATATCTTGGATTATGCACATTACTTGGTTTGCCAATACGTTcctcaaaccaaaaaaatgcaCCACAATatgaacaattaaatacaCCATCACCAATGTCCCAAtattctacaaaataaaaaaatattcttttaataaaatagaaatatattaaaagttaGAATTAAAGAGAATTTCcagaaataattttcaaaaataaaccaTCAAcgataaatattatttattttttcagagGCCACACAAGCAATACCTCCGTCATGATTTACAACAGACGAACAAATGATACTTTCCGATCCCGTGAGCAAAGAAGCTTGATCAACCTCAATACCACTCATAGCTATAGAACTTTGAATAGATTCACCAACATTGgctataaataatgaaagccaaaaaaaaggaatagcTACGTTATAACAACATagtgtaaataattaaatttatgatggACTAAACTAAcgtaatattaaaaaaataaagaaaaagactAATTTCCACAAAAATAGTAAGACAACTAAAATATAGAACCATGTagataacaaataataccatTTAATAATTGTCAAAGATTCGTAAATAAACGTTAAAATATTGATTccaataattttacaattttaatccCGATCGTGATACAAATAACACAACATTCTATGGTTTGACAAAATTGATGTccaaataattccaaaaaaaaaaatttagggaACCGATTGCAACAGAAAACatttcaaaaagtaaaatccaaaatcaaacatatgaatatttagttttagtatactaatatttagttaataaacaaataaccgcaaataataaaactaagtaGCCCGATAAATATAACTCTACAAcccaattaaatttttagacACAAATAACACATACAACACAAcccaactaaattaaataacaaaccAATTTTTAATAGAGAAAAGcccaaaacaaataaaaaggccCCAAAATTTTACcacacaaattaatataaactattttatcaatatcaaTGCATGTtaatagttaaattaattaagcttaatatataattgaaatttaattaaacataagatttgacttaataaaataaatcttttCCTTTATGCTATCTCCTTCTCTCCCTCTCGAAGAAACCCTACACCGCCGCCTCCATCATCGTCCGCCAACCCGACCCCGACCACCTCCGCCACAGCAAAATTCCGACAAACAGAAACCCAAACGAAACCCTACACCGCCGCCTCCATCATCATCCGCCAACGCGACCCCAAACACCTCCGCCACAGCAAAATTCCGACAAACAGAAACCCAAATCCCTACAATTTTAATCCCCAACCTCAGGGGGTTCTAGATAGCACAGATATTTACCCCAATCGCCGAGAATGAATGATGGGTTATGAGCCAGGATTTCTTCACAAACACGTACTCACACCCAACAACACACTCCCAAAATAGTAATAAGATCTAAATGCGAGAATGTAGGGGGAATTGGAATATATTGATAACGAAAGCTCAGAAAATGACAATGAAACAGTAGAACAAGTTAACTAATCCCTGGGATCTACGATCCTTAGGCCAAGAACAATCACACATTAGACATGCTTAACAAGGTAGTGGTCCCCTTCCTT is drawn from Salvia hispanica cultivar TCC Black 2014 chromosome 6, UniMelb_Shisp_WGS_1.0, whole genome shotgun sequence and contains these coding sequences:
- the LOC125195385 gene encoding uncharacterized protein LOC125195385; the encoded protein is MVETGRLLFVRTQQKKMRAEMYSGLAEAVLRGDTDGSMHGKRIILPSSFIGGARYMIQNYQDAMAICRWVGYPSLFITFTCNPKWPEIVRFLSSRGLKSDDRPDIVCRIFKVKLDSFVRDLKTKNFFGAVKAVVYTIEFQKRGLPHSHILLFLSNEDKQPRPQRIDEIISAEIPDPVSDPGYFKNVQEYMVHGPCGVVRKSSPCMRNGRCSKYFPKKFVVATTFDDDGYPVYRRRDSGRVIMKDGVPLDNRYIVLHNRALLMKYGGHVNVEWCNQSRSIKYLFKYINKGHDRVTTSFFQSGPNGSDQVQDEISLYYDCRYISSCEAAWRILGFEVQYKDPSVERLSFHLPNEQSVIFDERDRLDNIIWQPRKQRFSIGRLFYVPPGSGDIYYLRCLLNIVRGATSYEDIRRVNGVQYDTFRDACFAFGLLDDDKEYVDGIIEASFWSSAHSIRLLFVSLLTSDSISRPDFVWRSCWKYLSEDVLYNQRKLRSLPGLLLSDEDVQNFALAEIEKLLLNIGKSLQNFQGMPYPKSEFFETFENRLICDELCYDRETLGREHLDFLSKFTDEQLHVHNTIMSSVDSNAGGMFFVYGYGGTGKTFIWKSLSAGIRSKGEIVLNVASSDIASLLLPGGRTTHSRFKIPIIVDEDSMCNIKPGSALAELIIRAKLIIWDEAPMVHKHSIEAVGRTFRDIMRVCDEGSMQKPFGGKTVVFGGDFRQILPVVPKGSRQDVVNVVINSSYLWKYCRIDMSSDSIAHSDSTSGGLAALHSVEFLNNLKCSGTPNHELLLKVGTPVMLLRNIDHSNGLCNGTRLLITRLGDYVLEAQVLAGHNVGHKVLIPRMSLIPSDPRLPFKLQRRQFPVAVSYAMTINKSQGQSLAHVGLFLRKPVFSHGQLYVAISRVTSRAGMKILVCKDEDDDNRGDSTVNVVYKEVFQNL